A stretch of the Prochlorococcus marinus str. MIT 0918 genome encodes the following:
- the cobA gene encoding uroporphyrinogen-III C-methyltransferase, with amino-acid sequence MNDRQLGTVYLVGSGPGDPDLLTVKAYRLLSQCDVLVYDALVPHEILEVVKDGCKCIFVGKRKGHHSTPQFKTNKLLLELAHSNHFVVRLKGGDPFVFGRGGEEAAYLKKHGVSVEVVPGITSGMAASTYFGIPLTHRLAGSSVTFVTGHEGIDKKRPLVNWRSLAKASHSLVIYMGVHNLSYIVNELLLAGLSPKTPSAVIQQATVIGQRCLTTSLEMLVKEVEKQQFTSPSIVIIGEIINFQITSCAPPPANVTMPISF; translated from the coding sequence ATGAACGATCGGCAGCTAGGGACTGTTTACTTAGTAGGGTCTGGCCCTGGAGACCCTGACTTGTTAACTGTTAAGGCATATAGGCTGCTTAGTCAATGCGATGTTCTTGTATATGATGCTTTAGTTCCTCATGAAATTCTTGAAGTAGTAAAAGATGGATGTAAGTGCATTTTTGTAGGAAAAAGAAAAGGTCATCATTCGACTCCTCAATTTAAGACTAATAAACTGCTTTTAGAGTTAGCCCATAGTAATCATTTTGTGGTTCGGTTAAAAGGTGGAGATCCTTTTGTTTTTGGTCGAGGTGGAGAAGAGGCAGCTTATTTGAAAAAACATGGAGTTTCTGTAGAAGTTGTTCCTGGGATTACTTCTGGTATGGCAGCCTCGACGTATTTCGGTATTCCACTTACGCATCGTCTTGCAGGTAGTTCAGTTACCTTTGTTACTGGTCATGAGGGCATTGATAAAAAACGCCCTCTTGTTAATTGGAGGTCTCTTGCAAAAGCAAGCCATAGTTTGGTGATTTATATGGGAGTTCATAATCTGAGTTATATCGTCAATGAATTATTATTAGCTGGTCTTTCTCCAAAGACTCCATCAGCGGTTATTCAACAAGCTACAGTTATTGGACAAAGGTGTTTAACAACTTCTTTAGAAATGTTGGTCAAGGAAGTAGAAAAACAGCAATTCACTTCACCATCAATAGTGATCATTGGCGAGATAATTAATTTTCAAATAACCTCATGTGCACCACCACCAGCAAATGTTACTATGCCTATTTCTTTTTAA
- a CDS encoding anthranilate phosphoribosyltransferase family protein — MNKTSANKERFKSYLRKIGSGEHTSRGMTREESADALQLMLQGDPSPAQIGAFMIAHRIRRPEPIELAGMIDTYNNLGPKIYSGKNKCRPLSFGMPFDGRNKTAPIYPLTSLLLIDASQPVILHGSGRMPVKYGITTQELFNELGLKLGELNINKVQEGFDKYGLAFIYQPNHFPIADSLINYREEIGKRPPIASMELVWSAHRGEHMIISGFVHSPTEKRHVQVFDILNEENFLLIKGLEGSIDIPRSRTIISTFSKMKEKTRLKLNPEEYSLKGKDCDFMNLNKWRSSCFAAIEDGTGPLYKSLLWNAGIYFWISGLTANISEGIHKAEQAIKSGSVKNTLNKLIEWGKE, encoded by the coding sequence ATGAACAAAACATCTGCCAATAAAGAACGCTTCAAAAGCTACTTACGCAAAATAGGTAGTGGAGAACACACTAGCCGAGGAATGACACGAGAAGAATCAGCAGATGCTCTCCAACTAATGCTTCAAGGTGATCCTAGTCCTGCTCAAATTGGAGCATTTATGATTGCTCACCGTATTAGACGGCCAGAACCAATAGAACTTGCTGGAATGATAGATACCTATAACAATCTAGGGCCAAAAATATATTCAGGCAAAAATAAATGCCGACCACTTTCATTTGGCATGCCATTTGATGGAAGAAATAAAACAGCACCCATATATCCATTAACCTCGTTATTACTAATAGATGCATCACAACCAGTTATTCTTCATGGTTCAGGAAGAATGCCTGTTAAGTATGGAATTACAACTCAAGAATTATTTAATGAACTTGGACTCAAACTAGGAGAGTTAAATATAAACAAAGTACAAGAAGGTTTTGATAAGTATGGTTTAGCATTTATCTATCAACCAAATCATTTTCCTATTGCAGATAGCCTTATTAACTATAGAGAAGAGATTGGTAAAAGACCTCCAATAGCTAGTATGGAATTAGTTTGGTCAGCTCACAGAGGTGAGCATATGATAATCTCAGGTTTTGTTCATTCGCCAACTGAAAAAAGACATGTCCAAGTATTTGATATTTTAAATGAAGAAAATTTTTTACTGATTAAAGGTTTAGAAGGAAGTATAGATATTCCAAGAAGTAGAACAATAATATCTACATTTTCTAAAATGAAAGAGAAGACACGTTTAAAACTTAATCCTGAAGAGTATTCACTTAAAGGGAAAGACTGTGATTTTATGAATCTAAACAAATGGCGATCTAGTTGTTTTGCAGCGATAGAAGATGGTACAGGACCTTTATATAAATCACTATTATGGAATGCAGGGATATATTTCTGGATTTCTGGATTAACAGCTAATATTTCTGAAGGCATACACAAAGCAGAGCAAGCTATCAAATCAGGTTCAGTAAAAAATACTCTGAACAAATTGATAGAGTGGGGTAAAGAATAA
- a CDS encoding GNAT family N-acetyltransferase produces the protein MNFTLQIRPISNDDIDDMREVYFDAIYSQGLSLYTKEQIKAWASLAWLPGVLDRPLKEGIGWLVCAENKVEAFAIRYPSNRLALLYCRGRSTRKGYATNLLFRVEMDAYNEGIKKIFTEASLFSYPLFLKSGWKKKYSEKILIAGVVFDRYRMEKSLNY, from the coding sequence TTGAATTTTACTCTGCAAATTAGACCGATTAGCAATGATGACATTGATGATATGAGGGAGGTCTATTTTGATGCTATCTATTCGCAGGGTTTATCTTTGTATACTAAAGAGCAAATCAAAGCATGGGCGTCATTGGCTTGGTTGCCAGGAGTTTTAGATCGACCGTTAAAAGAAGGTATAGGTTGGCTAGTCTGTGCTGAAAATAAGGTTGAAGCATTTGCAATTAGATATCCATCGAATCGTTTAGCTCTTCTTTATTGTCGTGGACGTTCTACAAGAAAAGGCTATGCAACTAATCTTCTTTTTAGGGTTGAAATGGATGCTTATAATGAGGGTATAAAAAAAATCTTTACAGAAGCCAGTTTGTTTAGTTACCCTTTATTTTTAAAGTCTGGTTGGAAGAAAAAATATTCTGAAAAGATTTTAATTGCAGGAGTTGTTTTTGATCGATATCGGATGGAAAAATCCTTGAATTATTAA
- a CDS encoding MFS transporter produces MPNFALHKLKVPTLLSAFITLLNDRLGETIVFPLLPFLLDRFTNSGSTLGLLAGTYAISQFAVAPLIGALSDRFGRKPIIIACVAGSVIGLSLFAITISLNWEKILPGTTMGIPLLFLFLARVIDGISGGTATTATAILADISTPENRAKTFGLIGVAFGLGFLLGPGLGTTLAQYNVNLPVWAATGFALLNLSLVTWFLPETHPKSARSKLPRKRELNPITQLSLVFQQSSLRRLCLAFFLFFMAFNGFTAILVLYLKQSFHWTPEMASLTFVVVGIVAMIVQGGLIGPLVKTFGELKLTLSGIGFVIVGCILLPIANKNNAIPTVFTAVAILALGTGLVTPCLRALISRKLNASNQGAILGSLQGLQSLGTFIGAATAGISYDLLGAKSPFYGTTLLLIVVIALISTRSLTERTRYKV; encoded by the coding sequence ATGCCTAATTTTGCATTGCACAAACTTAAAGTCCCTACACTTTTAAGTGCTTTTATTACTTTGTTAAATGATCGCTTAGGGGAAACTATCGTTTTCCCCTTGCTCCCCTTTCTACTAGATCGTTTTACAAATAGTGGTAGTACCTTAGGTCTATTAGCGGGTACTTATGCAATATCACAATTTGCTGTCGCACCGTTAATTGGAGCACTTAGTGATCGCTTTGGGAGGAAACCGATAATCATTGCCTGTGTAGCGGGATCTGTAATAGGACTAAGTCTCTTTGCTATAACAATTAGCTTGAATTGGGAAAAAATTCTTCCTGGGACAACAATGGGCATTCCTCTATTATTTTTATTTTTAGCAAGAGTGATTGATGGAATCAGTGGTGGTACTGCAACTACTGCAACGGCAATACTAGCAGATATATCTACTCCCGAAAATCGTGCCAAGACATTTGGACTGATAGGTGTTGCTTTTGGCTTGGGCTTTTTACTCGGACCTGGCCTAGGAACAACTCTTGCACAATATAATGTTAATTTACCTGTTTGGGCAGCAACTGGATTCGCATTGTTGAATTTAAGCTTAGTCACATGGTTTTTACCTGAAACACACCCAAAATCAGCAAGGAGTAAATTACCTAGAAAAAGAGAATTAAATCCAATTACACAACTAAGTTTGGTTTTCCAACAATCATCCTTACGTCGACTATGCCTGGCATTCTTTCTCTTCTTTATGGCGTTTAATGGATTTACTGCAATTTTAGTACTTTACTTAAAGCAATCTTTTCATTGGACTCCAGAAATGGCAAGTCTCACCTTTGTAGTTGTTGGAATTGTTGCAATGATAGTTCAAGGAGGCTTAATTGGTCCATTAGTAAAGACGTTTGGAGAATTAAAATTAACTCTATCTGGAATTGGATTTGTAATAGTTGGGTGCATACTTTTACCAATTGCTAATAAAAATAATGCTATTCCAACAGTGTTTACTGCTGTAGCAATCCTTGCTCTAGGAACAGGTTTAGTCACTCCGTGCCTTAGAGCTCTTATTTCTAGAAAGCTAAATGCAAGTAATCAAGGAGCAATACTTGGAAGTTTGCAAGGACTTCAAAGTTTAGGCACTTTCATAGGAGCAGCAACTGCAGGGATCAGTTATGACTTGCTAGGAGCAAAAAGTCCTTTCTATGGCACGACACTTCTATTAATCGTTGTTATAGCATTAATATCAACTCGCTCACTTACGGAAAGAACAAGATACAAAGTCTAA
- the ppk1 gene encoding polyphosphate kinase 1: MAEKLKHTDDYINRELSWLDFNTRVLEKALDPKTPLLEQAKFSAIFSNNLDEFFMVRVASLKSQVEADINKQSEDGKTPEEQLKMIREKLIPILIKQEDHYENYLKNALKKESIYIVDYKKLNCRQQNWANNYFKTAIFPVLTPLAVDQSHPFPFVSNLSLNIAVIVCDPDTKKKQFSRVKIPQKTMNRFITIPNELSEKKTKPFFYTVPIEEIIAANLSMLFPGMDIEEFSFFRVTRDADLELRDIEADDLMIAIEEGLRKRRMGGEIVRLEVSKNMPKIILELLLEGMSIDKKDLYENKSLLALDELIQLSKINHPKLQYKTKQGSIHTLLKNSQKRLIEAKSIEQNKFQNIFSVIRKTDILLHHPYHQFTSSVEEFIQQSADDPFVMGIKMTLYRVSKDSEIINALIRASENGKQVMALVELKARFDEDNNIQWAKQLEKSGVHVVYGVLGLKTHTKIALVIRKEKERLRTYFHIGTGNYNSKTAKQYTDLGLLSIEQELGQDLVELFNYLTGYSKQQHYRKLLVAPISLRQGTEFLINREINNVKNGKKGLIKAKMNALVDPNIIKLLYQASEVGVKIELIIRGMCCLYPQEKGLSENIKVISIIGRYLEHSRIFWFYNDNNPEVFIGSADWMRRNLDRRVEAVTPIEQPNLKKELENLLNIYLEDNVDSWEMQHDGKYIKKKDKKEILCAQTNLQNFTEK, encoded by the coding sequence ATGGCTGAGAAATTAAAACATACAGACGACTATATAAATAGAGAGTTAAGTTGGCTCGACTTCAATACAAGAGTGCTTGAAAAAGCATTAGACCCAAAAACACCTCTATTAGAACAAGCAAAATTCAGTGCGATTTTTAGTAATAATTTAGACGAATTTTTTATGGTAAGAGTGGCTTCACTAAAATCACAAGTTGAAGCTGATATCAATAAACAAAGTGAGGATGGTAAAACACCTGAAGAACAATTGAAAATGATAAGAGAAAAGCTGATTCCTATACTAATAAAACAAGAAGATCACTATGAAAATTACTTAAAAAATGCTTTAAAAAAAGAATCTATTTATATAGTTGATTATAAAAAATTAAATTGTCGCCAACAAAATTGGGCTAATAACTATTTCAAAACAGCTATATTTCCTGTTCTTACGCCATTGGCTGTAGATCAATCCCACCCATTTCCTTTTGTAAGCAATTTAAGTTTAAATATTGCAGTAATTGTTTGTGATCCAGATACGAAAAAAAAGCAATTTTCAAGAGTAAAAATACCACAAAAAACAATGAATAGATTTATTACTATTCCCAATGAATTAAGTGAAAAGAAAACTAAGCCATTCTTTTACACAGTCCCTATTGAAGAGATAATAGCTGCAAATCTTAGTATGTTATTTCCTGGTATGGATATTGAAGAGTTTTCTTTTTTTCGCGTTACAAGAGATGCAGACCTAGAGCTTCGTGACATAGAAGCAGATGATTTAATGATCGCTATAGAGGAAGGACTCAGGAAAAGGCGTATGGGAGGAGAAATAGTAAGGCTAGAAGTTTCTAAAAATATGCCCAAAATAATATTAGAATTGCTATTAGAAGGAATGTCTATTGACAAAAAAGATTTATATGAAAATAAATCCTTATTAGCACTTGATGAATTAATTCAATTATCAAAAATCAATCATCCAAAACTTCAATATAAAACTAAACAAGGCAGTATACATACATTATTAAAAAACAGTCAAAAGCGCCTAATTGAGGCGAAATCAATTGAGCAAAATAAATTCCAAAATATTTTCTCTGTAATTAGGAAAACTGACATACTTCTGCACCACCCATATCATCAATTCACCAGTTCTGTAGAAGAGTTTATTCAACAATCTGCAGATGATCCATTCGTAATGGGAATAAAAATGACTCTTTATAGAGTTTCTAAAGACTCAGAAATTATTAACGCACTTATAAGAGCATCCGAGAATGGTAAACAAGTAATGGCCCTAGTTGAATTAAAAGCACGATTTGACGAAGATAATAATATTCAATGGGCTAAACAACTTGAAAAATCTGGTGTTCATGTTGTTTATGGTGTACTTGGTTTAAAAACACATACAAAAATAGCCTTGGTTATAAGAAAAGAAAAAGAACGATTGCGTACATATTTTCATATTGGTACAGGCAACTATAATTCCAAGACAGCTAAACAATATACGGATCTAGGATTACTATCGATTGAACAAGAATTAGGCCAAGATTTAGTAGAGCTTTTTAATTACTTAACAGGCTACTCAAAGCAACAACACTATAGAAAATTATTAGTAGCTCCAATATCACTTCGACAAGGTACAGAATTTCTAATAAATAGGGAAATTAACAATGTAAAGAATGGGAAAAAAGGTCTAATCAAAGCAAAGATGAATGCTCTTGTTGACCCTAATATAATTAAATTACTATATCAAGCTTCTGAAGTAGGAGTAAAAATAGAACTAATTATTAGGGGCATGTGTTGTTTATACCCACAAGAAAAAGGTCTTAGTGAAAATATTAAAGTAATTAGCATTATAGGAAGATATCTAGAGCACTCTCGCATATTTTGGTTTTATAATGATAACAATCCAGAAGTTTTTATAGGAAGCGCAGATTGGATGCGAAGAAATTTAGATAGAAGAGTAGAAGCAGTTACTCCAATAGAACAGCCCAATTTAAAAAAAGAACTGGAAAACCTTTTAAATATTTATTTGGAAGACAATGTTGACTCTTGGGAAATGCAACATGATGGAAAATATATCAAAAAGAAAGACAAGAAAGAAATCCTATGCGCACAAACTAACTTGCAAAATTTTACTGAAAAATAG
- a CDS encoding RpoD/SigA family RNA polymerase sigma factor, with protein MGIPLESVKGDSASPSETVVLPNTSKDQKQNRSTSTVNSNSRGRPNGRLGTDSIAFYLSSIGRVPLLTAAEEIELAHHVQKMKELLDVPKENISPRQRHQIRMGKRARDRMMAANLRLVVSVAKKYQNQGLELLDLVQEGAIGLERAVDKFDPAMGYKFSTYAYWWIRQGMTRAIDNSARTIRLPIHISEKLSKMRRITRELTHRLGRQPNRNELAEALDMEPKDLEDLISQSAPCASLDSHARGEEDRSTLGELIPDPNSNEPMEGMDRNMQKEHLGGWLSQLNEREQKIMRLRFGLDGEEPLTLAEIGRQINVSRERVRQLEAKAILKLRVMTTHQKAA; from the coding sequence ATGGGGATCCCTCTGGAATCTGTAAAAGGTGATTCTGCATCACCATCAGAAACAGTTGTTCTGCCGAACACATCCAAAGACCAGAAACAAAACAGGTCGACATCTACGGTCAACTCCAATAGTCGTGGACGGCCCAATGGTCGATTAGGCACTGATTCAATAGCATTTTATCTAAGTAGTATTGGGAGAGTTCCTTTACTAACCGCTGCAGAAGAAATAGAGCTTGCTCATCATGTTCAAAAAATGAAGGAATTGTTAGATGTTCCTAAAGAGAATATTTCACCTCGCCAACGCCATCAAATCCGTATGGGTAAACGTGCAAGAGATAGGATGATGGCCGCAAACTTGAGACTTGTTGTTAGTGTTGCTAAGAAATATCAAAATCAAGGTTTAGAGCTACTTGATTTAGTCCAGGAAGGAGCAATTGGACTAGAAAGAGCAGTAGACAAATTTGACCCAGCAATGGGCTATAAATTTTCTACGTATGCATATTGGTGGATAAGACAAGGAATGACTCGTGCAATTGACAACAGTGCTCGAACTATTCGACTTCCAATACATATCAGCGAAAAATTATCAAAAATGCGTCGAATTACTAGAGAATTAACTCATCGATTGGGAAGACAGCCTAACAGGAATGAACTTGCAGAGGCCTTGGACATGGAGCCTAAAGATTTAGAAGATCTAATTTCACAGAGTGCACCCTGTGCATCTCTAGACTCACATGCTAGAGGTGAAGAAGATCGGAGTACCTTAGGGGAATTAATACCTGATCCAAATTCTAATGAGCCTATGGAAGGAATGGATAGGAATATGCAAAAAGAACATTTAGGTGGGTGGTTATCACAATTAAATGAAAGAGAGCAGAAAATTATGCGGTTAAGATTTGGACTTGATGGAGAAGAGCCTTTAACCCTTGCAGAAATTGGTAGACAAATAAATGTCTCTAGAGAAAGAGTACGGCAACTAGAAGCAAAAGCTATTCTAAAATTGAGAGTAATGACTACTCATCAAAAAGCAGCTTAA
- a CDS encoding dolichol kinase: protein MSLSVGLKKLFPQEKELGRKIVHMGTGPIIPLAWWLDIPSKIAIPAATVITIGLLINYQFRFIASIESIDRKSFGTIAYGLSITLLLIFFWPNNAAAITAGVLVMAFGDGLAGLIGRKIISPSWMILNQKKSMVGTFTMAIGTGIVLYSINQLSGINLSMLDIFIITSIAVILEQISPLGIDNITVPIGVALCWQYFINH from the coding sequence TTGAGTCTAAGCGTTGGTTTAAAAAAACTTTTTCCTCAAGAAAAAGAATTAGGTCGTAAAATTGTTCATATGGGAACTGGGCCTATCATACCTTTAGCATGGTGGTTAGATATTCCTTCAAAAATTGCAATTCCAGCAGCTACTGTTATTACAATTGGGCTATTAATTAATTACCAATTCAGATTCATCGCCTCAATTGAATCGATCGACAGAAAAAGTTTTGGTACAATTGCATATGGTTTGAGCATTACTCTATTACTAATTTTCTTTTGGCCCAATAATGCTGCTGCTATTACAGCAGGTGTTCTTGTTATGGCATTTGGAGATGGTTTGGCAGGGTTAATTGGTCGGAAAATAATATCTCCTAGTTGGATGATTTTAAACCAAAAAAAATCAATGGTTGGAACTTTTACTATGGCAATAGGGACAGGAATAGTTTTATACAGTATTAATCAATTATCTGGTATAAATTTATCTATGTTAGATATTTTTATTATAACATCTATTGCCGTAATATTGGAGCAAATAAGTCCATTAGGAATTGACAATATCACAGTTCCAATAGGTGTTGCCTTATGTTGGCAGTATTTTATAAATCACTAA
- a CDS encoding 3-deoxy-7-phosphoheptulonate synthase, whose protein sequence is MVYSTDFNMADQTSDLHIVETRPLLAPLSLHRDLPLDKSSAELVSKTRHRIQSILKGEDSRLLVIVGPCSVHDMNAAKDYANQLLLLRKRFFEKLEIVMRVYFEKPRTTTGWKGLINDPHLDGSYDMNTGLRRARSLLLHLAHLGLPTATELLDPVVPQYIADLISWTAIGARTTESQTHREMASGLSMPIGYKNGTDGSISIAINAMKAASKPHHFLGINREGNASIISTTGNPDGHLVLRGGSHGTNYDSESVSQVAKELSNSGSIEKVMIDCSHGNSNKDFRKQGDVLREVASQVSNGSPHVMGVMIESHLVEGNQKIPKDLSNLVYGQSITDACIDLHSTEQLLEELAGAVAV, encoded by the coding sequence ATGGTTTATTCAACAGATTTTAATATGGCTGATCAAACTTCTGATCTTCATATTGTGGAGACTAGACCTTTGCTTGCTCCTCTTTCACTCCATCGTGATTTACCACTGGATAAGTCCTCAGCAGAGCTTGTTTCTAAAACTCGACACAGAATTCAATCGATTCTTAAGGGAGAAGATTCTCGCTTATTGGTAATTGTGGGACCTTGCTCAGTTCATGATATGAATGCTGCTAAGGATTATGCAAATCAGTTGTTATTGTTGCGAAAACGTTTTTTTGAGAAGCTTGAAATAGTAATGCGGGTCTATTTTGAAAAACCTAGAACGACAACAGGATGGAAAGGACTGATCAATGATCCTCATTTAGATGGTTCTTATGATATGAATACTGGTTTAAGAAGAGCAAGATCGTTGCTTTTGCATTTAGCGCATTTAGGTCTACCTACCGCAACAGAATTATTGGACCCGGTTGTTCCTCAATACATTGCAGATTTAATTAGTTGGACAGCAATTGGTGCAAGGACTACTGAAAGTCAAACCCATAGGGAAATGGCTTCTGGCCTATCAATGCCAATTGGGTATAAGAATGGTACAGATGGGTCTATTTCTATTGCTATTAATGCAATGAAAGCTGCATCTAAACCACATCATTTTTTAGGCATTAATAGAGAAGGTAATGCATCAATTATTAGCACTACTGGTAATCCAGATGGTCATTTGGTTTTAAGGGGAGGTAGCCATGGGACTAATTATGACTCTGAGTCAGTCAGTCAAGTTGCTAAAGAGCTTTCTAATTCTGGTTCTATTGAGAAGGTTATGATTGACTGTAGTCATGGCAATTCAAACAAGGATTTTAGGAAGCAAGGTGATGTACTTCGAGAGGTTGCAAGCCAGGTTAGCAATGGTTCGCCTCATGTAATGGGAGTTATGATTGAAAGTCATTTAGTAGAAGGCAATCAAAAGATTCCAAAAGATTTATCCAATCTTGTGTATGGGCAAAGCATCACAGATGCTTGTATTGATTTACATTCAACTGAACAACTTCTTGAAGAGTTAGCTGGAGCAGTTGCCGTATAA